The Lactuca sativa cultivar Salinas chromosome 2, Lsat_Salinas_v11, whole genome shotgun sequence genome includes a window with the following:
- the LOC111897352 gene encoding uncharacterized protein LOC111897352: MPTFTTIALHSLIEPKASKSMAAGKNGSDSKQGNQVNDTDKQTDSNNSTETKERKHHWTQISPALYATPDPTPLPLIPDSPSSFTPSPYIVNHKGRGPRLLKTFSEKDAALLDEKTSETIDEKINGTDDTDISNDPAVEQDNSISNPNLEQDNETDDFFDPQDSLSVRSSTDGVNTSASEFYDAWEELSSEIGSQSSRSDFETELREMKLSLLVEMEKRKQAEEKINDMKNQWGRIREQLSLVGLNLTNLEEDQSADDLSNQVHVIRFVSDSIGRGIGKAEVEAEMELLLDSKNFEIARLLDRLKYYEAVNREMSQRNQETMETMRSVRQRRKRRQKWIWGSIVAVVTVGSAALVWSNVSIEKGSISTDSDSSHK; encoded by the exons ATGCCTACGTTCACAACAATAGCTTTACATAGCTTAATAGAACCAAAAGCTTCAAAATCCATGGCAGCCGGGAAAAATGGAAGTGATTCAAAACAGGGGAACCAAGTCAATGACACTGATAAACAAACAGATTCAAACAACAGTACAGAAACCAAAGAAAGAAAGCATCACTGGACACAGATTTCACCTGCTCTGTATGCTACCCCTGACCCAACTCCACTCCCTTTAATTCCAGATTCCCCATCATCTTTCACTCCATCACCATATATAGTTAACCACAAGGGACGTGGGCCCCGTCTTCTCAAAACATTCTCTGAGAAAGATGCTGCTCTACTTGATGAAAAGACGAGTGAGACCATTGATGAGAAGATCAATGGCACAGATGATACTGATATCAGTAATGATCCAGCAGTTGAACAGGATAATTCAATTTCAAACCCTAACTTGGAACAAGACAACGAGACAGATGATTTCTTCGACCCTCAAGATTCATTGAGTGTTAGAAGCAGCACAGATGGAGTCAACACTTCAGCTTCTGAGTTTTATGATGCTtgggaag aatTGTCATCTGAGATTGGATCACAGTCATCTCGAAGCGACTTTGAGACTGAGTTACGTGAAATGAAACTGAGTTTGCTAGTGGAAATGGAGAAAAGGAAACAAGCAGAAGAAAAAATAAATGACATGAAAAACCAATGGGGGAGAATACGCGAACAATTATCTCTTGTTGGATTGAATCTCACCAATTTGGAAGAAGACCAATCAGCAGATGATTTATCCAATCAGGTTCATGTAATCCGATTTGTTTCCGATTCCATCGGTAGGGGAATTGGTAAAGCCGAAGTTGAAGCTGAAATGGAATTACTTTTAGATTCCAAGAACTTTGAGATTGCTAGGTTGTTAGACAGATTAAAGTACTATGAAGCTGTTAATCGTGAAATGTCTCAAAGGAATCAAGAAACCATGG AAACAATGCGGAGTGTTAGGCAAAGAAGGAAGAGAAGACAAAAGTGGATTTGGGGTTCGATTGTTGCTGTGGTTACAGTTGGAAGTGCTGCTTTGGTGTGGTCAAATGTTTCGATTGAAAAAGGTTCGATTTCTACAGACTCTGATTCTTCTCATAAGTGA
- the LOC111897368 gene encoding uncharacterized protein LOC111897368, giving the protein MFRAMSTRKGRRGYDQLISEPTADDDLLSEPQMIRSTTLPPNFFGDLPAKFVPEPKVPNFIKKEAKKLSKLDPLFSLFEKKNRKKKATAKPEFARYMQYLKEGGSWNPNSTMPVIY; this is encoded by the coding sequence ATGTTCAGAGCGATGAGCACGAGGAAAGGTCGCCGGGGATACGATCAATTAATCAGCGAACCCACCGCCGACGACGATCTATTATCAGAGCCTCAGATGATCAGATCCACAACGTTGCCTCCGAATTTCTTCGGCGATTTACCGGCGAAGTTTGTTCCAGAACCGAAAGTCCCAAATTTCATAAAAAAAGAAGCGAAGAAACTGAGCAAACTTGATCCCCTCTTCAGCTTATTCGAGAAGAAGAACCGGAAGAAGAAGGCGACAGCTAAACCAGAGTTCGCAAGATACATGCAATACCTTAAGGAAGGAGGTAGTTGGAATCCTAATTCAACTATGCCTGTAATCTACTGA
- the LOC111897372 gene encoding uncharacterized protein LOC111897372: protein MSLFSLQFRGMFRAMNKRKGRRGYEQLISESTILDNLPPEPKMIRSTSLPANSSGDFPVKVDLTDKQMRKVRKVHPLYSLLEKRRKKKATAKPEFSRYLEYLREGGIWDANSAKPVIY from the coding sequence ATGTCTCTTTTCTCTCTGCAATTTCGAGGCATGTTTAGAGCAATGAACAAGAGAAAAGGTCGCCGGGGATACGAACAGTTGATCAGCGAATCCACCATCCTCGATAATCTACCGCCGGAGCCTAAGATGATCAGATCCACATCGTTGCCTGCAAATTCCTCCGGCGATTTTCCGGTGAAAGTAGATCTCACAGACAAGCAAATGAGAAAGGTGAGGAAAGTGCATCCGCTCTACAGCTTATTAGagaagaggaggaagaagaaggcGACTGCTAAACCAGAGTTTTCAAGGTACTTGGAGTATCTCAGGGAAGGAGGTATTTGGGACGCTAATTCAGCTAAGCCTGTCATCTACtga